The Papaver somniferum cultivar HN1 chromosome 6, ASM357369v1, whole genome shotgun sequence genome segment AGGGTCATCTTGATGCGTTTTGGTTCGGCGTAGGATTCAGTCGTTTGTTAAATTTGAATCAGTAATTTAAATTTTGCACATACAAGGGCAGTTAAGTCTTTTTGTAACATATCTCTATATCAATGGTAATACACGGGGCATTAAGCATGGACAGTTTGCTCAAATAGTGCTACTTTAAAGTCTAGTCCGTATCCTTCACTATGTTCTGTAGCACTGGATATTTAGTTGTAGCGCATAATGATAGAATTCATTAACTGGAACCTCTACCTCTACCATGTGTACTATATGATCTAAATAACAGGTCTAGTTTCAAATGATGAAGATGGGAAAACTGCTTGATAAAAACCTGTGAATATAATTGTGCTTGTGAATAGATTCGATGGCAAGAACTGTCTGTCCAACATAGAATCTAGCCTCATCCTCACTCAAGGTATCTTTGCGCATTAGCAATGTCATCATGTCTCCACCAGGAAGATATTCCATAACCAGATACAGAAACTCTGTGTCCTGAAAGGAACAGTAGAGCTTGACAATGCAAGTACTATCTACCTCAGCAAGAAGATTCCTTTCGGCTTTAACATGCTCCACCTAAAAAATGTGAACTTAAATGACATCAATTTATGAAACTAGAATATAAATATACAACATGGGCATGATATAAAAATTATAAGTAGCCTATGCCGCATAACACATTGAGACCGTGCTTTGATAAAAGGTCTTCCTAAACGTTGATTACTAATATAGAGGATAAATATGTACTTTTGAAAATATGGGTTATATATTTATTAAACTCATGGCTTTATAGCCTATATATATGACAAGCCTAAAATGTTGATGTTTGGTTATTTAATATTAAAGTGAACTTGCAGAAGATATAAGATTCACAAATTAATGTGATATGTTCTTTAAGCAGAATGGATTTAGATTTCGGACGAGATAACTTCTCACCAGGGACAGTTTCCTTCTATGCTAATAGCTATATTAAGGATCCCTTTGCTTAAAGGTTTCAGAAACCCCGTGTACGATTTACAGGATATAAGAAAGAAAATCTGTTTAAAAATACCTGGCCCCTGCGAAGCATCTCTGCTTTCTTCAATTTTTTCATCGCATAAACTTGCCCAGTGGTCTTTTCTCTACATATTCTTACCTGAAACAGTTAACCAATCTGTATGTTCAAACATCCTTGGGAATACAATTTTAAAATGCACAATATATAGATCAACATACAATCTCTACCAACGCCCTCAAGAATGAAGAACTAAAAGACAACCAATACATATTAAGAGCTAAAATGCTATGTTTTCCTCTGCTAAATCAACTATCTATCTTTTGATAATAAATAGGCGATGAGGTGGAGTGCATGAAAAAGGAATAAATTCCAACCATCATCAAAAATCCATCAGGCGCCTGAGGTGCGCAAATACAAATTTGCAcaaaaactgaatacacgatAAATTCAGGATAACTGAACTTTTTTTTTAACACGGTAAAGAAATCTTCGTATGACAAAGACATACCTCTCCGAATGCACCACGCCCTATTATGGTCAGAAGATCAAAATCATCAACACCCATTTTGTGTCTCTGAAGGCGCATATACTCTGTCTCTTTTTTCTCCAAGTATTTCAGAAGGTTATATTGATCTTCCTCAGAAACTTCACCATCAGCCAGCTTCCTTTCCAACACCCAACGCCTGAAAAAATTGGAGACACAAAATGAGTTACAGAAATTTAGAAAGGTGTAAACTTTTTGTATTATTGAGCTGTATTACAAGTTCAATATATGTATTATAAATTAAAGAATGCATAAATTCGTACCATCACAGAACGTGAAAATGTTTTTATAATTAGTGTTTTCTGGACCTGAATTACAGGAACCAAAATATTTCCCCACTTTTAAGTTTGGCCACTTCAGATGAGAATTTAACATGGTAAACCATAGCCAACTCCATTTTAAGAACTGAAGTTGTCTTTTCCCTCTTGGAAATGGACTTCAAAATGCTTCTTTGTCTGATACAGAAGGAGCTCGTGTACCAACCACAGGTTTTCCTACTTCTCCCATACTTTCCTTTGCCTCACATACCATTGGCTTAGCACACCCAGGCACTATTTATTGATCCGGTCATAGTAGGATAAATTGCCCCAGGGACTTTAATTCTTGACATCTTGATCACAGCTACGTTTTCTTAGTCAAGCACCATTATATCAGCTCAAGTCACACATGTCTCTACTTCCATCTGGTCAAACTTGTTTAGTTGACTATAGAGCTTATGAGTGCATTTTCAAATAGTCTGCTCTCTTTTCCACTTAGTGAGCACACATAAATTTCATTCTTTTGACAGTATCTCAGGACGCCATGTAACTACTACGTTTACTGGTCGCATATGGATCATTGACTATAATATCGATTAACTAGAACTGAAGTGTATTTTTCAGTTGCAGTACCACCCATCTCACCTTGAAAAAATTCCATACTCACTTTTTATAGCACAGGAGATAGCAATAACTATTTCGAAATTGAGGTGGATAAACTTTACCTTCACGATGTTGCTTCATCAAGTGCAGTGCAACCCAGCAGTACCAGAAATCCCAGATAAGAATGTACTCTTCTGACATTATCATGTAGGCTAGTATATACTTCCTACTAGGAATCCCTCATATTCTCTTCACGCAAATCATGTTTGCACAATTCGAAATTGCAAAATCACGACAATGAACCCTTCTAACTCTTTCACGTGTCACACCTACAAATCCGTCCGAATATTGTAACTCTGTAAGTTTCACTTCGATAAACTTCTTTCTAGTCATTAGATTTTTGGTATTCTGCACTCTGATCCTTCCACAGTTGCTTCATATTCTGTATCTCATTAGTTGGTTTCGGAGAAGCAGACTACATGTATTGTATCTTGACATTAGATAAGATACTTTAAGAAAATGGCATCCTGATGATCTAAAATAAGACACTTCAAGGATTTGACGCATGACCAGATGGACAAGTGAAGAGCTGGATCTAAGACAGCAAACACAGTATCTACTACGGCTCTGCCTTGAACTGTTAATTTTCCCATAAGCACACAGCAAATCATCTTCAAGTAGGTCCAAAAGCAACACAAATATGGATACCACAAAAAGCAAATGCAGCAACGCACTAAATTACTACAAACAAGAAAGGCTCAAAGAAGAAATAGGTGGTATGAAACAGTGGTATACCTTTCCTTTCTGTCTTGCAAAGACTTCATCTGAGACTTGTAATGATTCTCAATGTACTGCTTCGCAGCTGCGACCTTCTGTTTGGTGGCAGTTGAAGGTGCTTCCTCACTGGGACCCTTCTGTATGTCCTTCCCATTTCCCACTTCATTCTTTTTTATTTCCCCAGCTTTTGGTTTCTCTGATCTGGGTTGAAACTTATGAAACCAACTCCTCGCAGAATCCATTTTTTCAAGTTTAACAAGTCAATCACATATAATCATGATTTTTCATAGTATACACATGAAACCAAGCTCCGAATTTTCTTCCCTATACTCCAAAAGCCTGAAATATTTGACACAGTTTACAACTTTCACTAGGATGTAAGATATATTCACCAaaaactgtaaaaaaaaaaaaaagtgtcaaCGAAAGAACAAATACTAGACAAAGTATTTgctagaaagagaaatttcaCGAGAAATTTTGCTCAGGACTACAACCAGGAACTTGATAAAATTCTCCTTCCCTAATTTGATTACCAAATGAAATTTTTTTGATATCTTCATTACTAAAAAAAAGTAAAGTTTGTTTAATCGTTTGGATCTAATTTCTGATATCTTCTTTACTTAAAACAGTacatgttcaatttccaaatgaTACAGTAGACTTGCCCATTTCATTGAAATCCAGAAAAATCtcaacttttcaaccaattttaACAACAGCCGGCGTACAATTCATTTCTTGTCTAAATTTGCtccaataaacaaaaaaaaaacttcattgattggtttcaaataaataaatgattccGCATTCTCCAAAAGAAAATTTCAACAAATTCAGCTCACAATATACTAAACAGAATGAAATAATTTCGTGAGTTCCAGTATAAAAGCTTATACTGTGATTTCTAACACTTTGAAACTCGAAAAGATTACTGCTTCAACAAAGAATTCGGAGTATATTGTAAGAAAAACATTACCTTTTATTCGAGAGATCGCAacaatgaaaccctaattcttgaatgatatagcaaaacgactcttCGTTACTTTCAACTttgactctctctctctctctttctctctctctctgcgAAGAAACGCTTTCTATCCACCTTCCTTCAGCGCATTAACAATTTTCAAATAATTCTACTATTAAATATTCGATTAATTGTAATCACATCCCTTGTATTTCCAAATAGCCCAGGGAAgtccacactctacaccatttaGGTGCTTCAAagaaaaatcagcagaaaccttgaaaatgaaggctattattgggctTCACATTTCATTAAacgggcgtcacctaataggacaaaaacgggtcacccataagtaatgtAAAAAATtccttatctaaaataattttgtaacgactaaacaacccttatttagttaattttaatttaattagataaaaattaaattaatg includes the following:
- the LOC113287271 gene encoding serine/threonine-protein kinase tricorner-like isoform X2; translated protein: MDSARSWFHKFQPRSEKPKAGEIKKNEVGNGKDIQKGPSEEAPSTATKQKVAAAKQYIENHYKSQMKSLQDRKERRWVLERKLADGEVSEEDQYNLLKYLEKKETEYMRLQRHKMGVDDFDLLTIIGRGAFGEVRICREKTTGQVYAMKKLKKAEMLRRGQVEHVKAERNLLAEVDSTCIVKLYCSFQDTEFLYLVMEYLPGGDMMTLLMRKDTLSEDEARFYVGQTVLAIESIHKHNYIHRDIKPDNLLLDRFGHMKLSDFGLCKPLDCSSFPQLSVNDPGVKPSLDSDKHLNGPIAPRRTQQEQLLHWQKNRRMLAYSTVGTPDYIAPEVLLKKGYGMECDWWSLGAIMYEMLVGYPPFYSEEAILTCRKIVNWRTHLKFPEEAKLSVEAKDLIRKLLCNVEQRLGTKGAYEIKAHPWFKGVQWDRLYQMEAAFIPEVKDELDTQNFEKFEESGDQSQAPSKSGPWRKRR